One genomic segment of Danio rerio strain Tuebingen ecotype United States chromosome 11, GRCz12tu, whole genome shotgun sequence includes these proteins:
- the ogfr2 gene encoding opioid growth factor receptor 2, giving the protein MESDDDCDCELDSTWEDEDENKTPNEKLKKSRRNMYAAKDMQDFRHRCLELDDDYEEDYTMEKEDDAFQINPLYHLKFYRGEIKAAPVAIHIDGFHKDWWGQYDLLEKAHYYIQWLFPIQRKVNNWRIHCLRKKEIMLFRRDEDVKHKLIKSYKVMLDFYGIRLADEKTGKVERAENWKQRFNNLNRNTHNNLRITRILKCLGTLGLEHYQAPLVKFFLHETLFQGQLKNVKQSVLDYFMFAVLDKSKRRELIRYAYLYFKPRKDFVWGSKKILKVKTYPWDCHHEMTKIHASLPPEEMGSDNKNDDQKDDAVSQNRLKGECSKSSKGN; this is encoded by the exons ATGGAGTCAGATGATGATTGCGACTGCGAGTTGGACTCCACATGggaagatgaagatgaaaacaaaacacccaATGAGAAG CTCAAGAAGAGTCGCAGGAACATGTATGCAGCCAAGGACATGCAAGACTTCCGGCATCGTTGCCTG GAACTAGATGATGACTATGAGGAGGATTATACCATGGAAAAAGAAGATGATGCATTTCAGATT AATCCCCTATATCATCTGAAGTTTTACAGAGGTGAAATAAAAGCTGCGCCAGTCG CTATTCACATTGATGGTTTTCACAAAGACTGGTGGGGTCAATATGATTTGCTTGAAAAGGCTCACTACTACATTCAATG GCTATTTCCAATACAAAGGAAAGTTAACAACTGGAGAATACATTGTCTCAGAAAAAAGGAAATTATG CTATTCCGCAGAGATGAGgatgtaaaacataagctgatcAAATCATATAAAGTCATGTTGGATTTCTATGGAATACGTTTGGCTGATGAAAAAACAGGAAAGGTGGAACGTGCCGAGAATTGGAAGCAACGCTTTAACAACTTGAACAG AAATACTCACAACAACCTGCGCATCACACGCATCCTGAAGTGTTTGGGGACTTTAGGATTGGAGCACTATCAGGCACCACTTGTCAAGTTTTTCCTCCATGAGACTTTGTTTCAAGGACAACTTaagaatgtcaaacaaagtgTACTAGATTACTTTATGTTTGCAGTTTTGGACAAATCAAAGAGGAGGGAACTGATTAGATATGCTTATTTGTATTTCAAACCCAGAAAAGACTTTGTCTGGGGCTCAAAGAAGATTCTGAAAGTGAAAACTTATCCTTGGGACTGCCATCATGAAATGACCAAAATACATGCCAGTCTTCCACCTGAAGAGATGGGAAGTGACAATAAAAATGATGACCAGAAAGATGATGCAGTTAGTCAAAACAGACTGAAGGGAGAATGTTCAAAGTCATCAAAGGGAAACTAA